The genomic interval tgtgtgtgtgtgtgtgtgtgtgtgtgtgtgtgtgtgtgtgtgtgtgtgtgtgtgtgtgtgtgtgtgtgtgtgtgtgtgtgtgtgtgtgtgtgtgtgtgtgtgtgtgtgtgtgtgtgtgtgtgtgtgtgtgtgtgtgtgtgtgtgtgtgtgtgtgtgtgtgtgtgtgtgtgtgtgtgtgtgtgtgtgtgtgtgtgtgtgtgtgtgtgtgtgtgtgtgtgtgtgtgtgtgtgtgtgtgtgtgtgtgtgtgtgtgtgtgtgtgtgtgtgtgtgtgtgtgtgtgtgtgtgtgtgtgtgtgtgtgtgtgtgtgtgtgtgtgtgtgtgtgtgtgtgtgtgtgtgtgtgtgtgtgtgtgtgtgtgtgtgtgtgtgtgtgtgtgtgtgtgtgtgtgtgtgtgtgtgtgtgtgtgtgtgtgtgtggtgtgtgtgtgtgtgtgtgtgtgtgtgtgtgtgtgtgtgtgtgtgtgtgtgtgtgtgtgtgtgtgtgtgtgtgtgtgtgtgtgtgtgtgtgtgtgtgtgtgtgtgtgtgtgtgtgtgtgtgtgtgtgtgtgtgtgtgtggtgtgtgtgtgtgtgtgtgtgtgtgtgtgtgtgtgtgtgtgtgtgtgtgtgtgtgtgtgtgtgtgtgtgtgtgtgtgtgtgtgtggtgtgtgtgtgtgtgtgtgtggtgtgtgctgtgtgtgtgtgtgtgtgtgtgtgtgtgtgtgtgtgtgtgtgtgtgtgtgtgtgtggtggtgtgtgtgtggtgtgtgtgtgtgtggtgtgtgtgtgtgtgtgtgtgtgtgtgtgtgtgtgtgtgtggtgtggtgtgtgtgtgtgtgtgtgtgtgtgtgtgtgtgtgtgtgtgtgtgtgtgtggtgtgtgtgtgtgtgtgtgtgtgtgtgtgtgtgtgtgtgtgtggtgggtgtgtgggtgtgtgtgtgtgtgtgtgtgtgtgtgtgtgtggtgtgtgtgtgtgtgtgtgtgtgtgtgtgtgggtgtgtgtgtgtgtgtgtgtgtgtgtgtgtgtggtgtgtgggtgtgtgtgtgggggtgtgtggtgtgtggtgtggtgtgtgtgtggtgtggtgtggggtgtggtgtgtgtggtgtgtgtgtgtggtgggtgttgtgtgtgtgtgtgtgtggtgtggtgtgggtgtgtgtgtgtgtgtgtgtgtgtgtgtgtgtggtgtgtgtgtgtgtgtgtgtgtgtgtgtgtgtgtgtgtgtgtgtgtgtgtgtgtgtgtgtgtgtgtgtgtggtgtgtggtgtgtgtgtgggttggtgtgtggtgtgtgtggtgtgtgtgtgtgtgtgtgtgtgtggtggtgtgtgtgtgtgtgtgtgtgtgtgtgtgtgtgtgtgtgtgtgtgtgtgtgtggtgtgtgtgtgtgtgtggtgtgtgtgtgtgttgtgggtgtgtgtgtgtgtgtgtggtgggtgtgtgtgtgtgtgtgtgtgtgtgtgtgtgtggtgggtggtgtgtgtgtgtgtgtggtgtgtgtgtgtgtgggtgtgtgtgtgtgtgtgtgtgtgtgtgtgtgtgtgtgtggtgtgtgtgtgtgtgtgtgtgtggtgtgtgtgtgtgtgtgtggtgtgtgtgtgtggtgtgtgtgtgtgtgtgtgtgtgtggtgtgtgtggtgtgtgtgattgtttgttgttgctaactttgtatgtttgatttTAGTATTATTTTATGCTGTGAATTCTACATatactgtttgtttaccttaaaattaatattttgcagTGATCAGTTTAAAATACATTGAATATCTGTAGATGTAATATATGTGTAACTGTTTGATTAGGCACTGGTTAATCAATCTCAAGTCTCCTTCGCACCAATTATAAAATGGAAATACTCATTACCGTCAGGTGGAAATGATCGAGGCTCTGAAAGAAGTCATACATCTGGGTCAAATATGAATCAGAGTGCTCCAGGACTTGCAGAGGAGGTAATTATACAGTTACTATCAGCTCTGTGTCATACAGTTGAGACAAACTTAGAACTCTGCTGACATTGCTAGTTCTGATGTAACTGAAAAACTTCTGTTAGTTAACAGTTTTACTCTGATGTAGATTTTCTTGCAGTATGGTACTGTGTGTATTGAGGAATGTATTGAGAAATGACTGTTTATTGTGAAAGCCTAGTTTCTAAATACGGATGAGCTGATTGACACAGCACAGTTTATTTGAAAGTGAAATTACGTTTTTTGAATAAACTTATTATTGGTGGCGGGCAGCAAtcatgatatatatatatatatatatatatatatatatatatatatatatatatatatatatatatatgttgtaCAGTGTATTTAGAATTAGCATGCCATTTAGGATAACATGAACTGTGGTGGTAATGGTTTGTACGCTAACTTGAAACACTGATTGTTATACCTATTTACAATGACATTATTCTGCTACtaattgcattgtttgttcagTTGTGTTGCAATGTAATAATACAGTATCATTTTGCTTTTACATTATTTTGTTTTAACGCAATCTAAATGTCATCTGGCAACACTTTTTACTTAGCAGTGACTTCGCCaacttgtgtttgtgtgacatCGAGTTCTTGCAACAACAGTTTTATTTAATGTTTTAGGCTATCGTGAGATTGAATTCCACTGTCGTGCAACAGCAGATGATGGTTTAGTTGACTTCCGACTCTGCAACTCTTCTGCCACACAATCACCCAAGTCTCGTACTATAGAGTGCAACACGGATGTTGTCTGCAGAGGAGGGTATGCACTGCATGTCTATTTTCATGACATACTGTGTGTTACTGCTTGTCACTTTATTTTGGCAGAGTCTGCatgttgaatttgttgtagAACTTTTATTGTTTTGGTCAAGTTGTTTGTACTATGTAGACCAAGTCCAGTTTACCGCTGGCGTATTGGAAATTGGGGCCAGTGCTCTGCTACGTGCGGAGCAAGCTGGCAGAATCAACATGTTCGTTGCTATGATGAAACGTATGAGAAGTATGTTGACAAATGGAAATGCCAATATTCAGTTGAATCTCCTGAGTTTACACGCAACTGCACTGTACCAGTCTGCAAGCTGGTATGCTAACGTATGATGTTATAATAATAGCAAGTAAACATCTAGAACAACTTATATTATTACAACACATTGAAGGGCATATTTTAGAAACGCATGATTAACATTAAGTATTACCTTTCTTATTGAAAGATGTCAGTCCAGTTATCAGAcactttaattttaatttttagtttagtcAACTATGTTTTCTGGTGTGTTTGCAATGATTAACAACCACCATCTTTTAGTTTATCGAAATGTTGAAATATCTGCAGTAGCTGACATGCATGTCCAACACAGCTGTTTATTGTGGATGCAATTATACAGATATGCTTTTGCTAGAACCCGGTCAATGGTGGCTGGTCTACTTGGAGAGCATCTGGAGATTGCTCAAGGAGTTGTGGATCGGGTGTTTCTTTGGAAACAAGAACTTGCACAAATCCAAGGTTTACTATTTACTATGCCAATAGTTTGTGATGATTTCACTATTAAAATTTGTGGAATATTTATAGACCAACAGATGGGGGGAAACTTTGCGTTGGTGTCAGTCAAAGACATGTCTGTTGCAACACTGAAGTTAGACGTTTAGTGGTTGTACAAAATTATTGTTTGACAAGCATTGATTACTGTTTGATTAggcatgtctgtttacatATATTGATGAATTTACAGCACAATGTCGAAAACAGTATTTAGGATCTAATGCTCTGTATTCTCCCTCTGGTACGAAATTAGACTCGCAGGTGGTAGTTGTTGATAGTTGTGCTACTCTATTTTGTTAAGAAAATAGTCAATGTTTTGACCGGTTGTTTTTGCAGTTTTATGTGTGCAGATTTGTTATCGTGCCAAATCCGATGTAGATTAAGGAGTGGTTCTATCAATGTTATCAATGCTGAGGATGGAACTCGATGTGACTTGCGCTCATCAAATCGATGTCTTAATAGGGCTTGTGTGGTGAGTTCGTGAACATATGAAACTGTCTGTTTACATGTACGCTTGAAGACTTACACTTACCATAATAGTACGGAATGACTTGGAACATTATGCTACAGTCTGTGTTAGTGTATGTGTCGGATCAGTGACTGATCACTTGTTTATTTAACTGTTGATATGCATGCACTGGCAGAAGACAGAATACTGGCACAATGGCTAAAAACACTGAAAAATGCATTTTTGATTCATCCTTACAAAGTACATGACTTGGCATGTCGTTCAAGTTTATGAATGCATTCCTAGTTTATTGGGCTTTAATCTTTTATATATCTAACGAAGACAGCAGCACTACTAGCTTCTAAGACAAGCTTTTTTGGTCTGTATGGCTGTTGCTGGACTCGTACTCTGAAATTTTTTGGTTGTTGACAGATTTTTGTACATAGGTGACaagaaataattgttgtgttcatgtttctgttattattgttgttattatcgAAATTTATTTTACATCATGTACATGATGTATTTCCCACTGGGGGCAACAatgagaaacaaaacaaactaacaagcaaacaaacaaacgaacacactAAAACTTTCCTGCTAAGCATGCTGGTAGCTTTTTGTCAAATTAGTTGATGTAGTTTACTAATACAGATTAGATTCTGATATTTGAAAATGCCTTAGCACAACATAGGATTCGAATCACTGTCTTTTGATTTAGATGGTTGgatgtgattgtgtgtatggGTCTACAAATATTCCATCAGCTTGTGGTCTTTGCAGCAACCAAGCAGCTAAGTGCATTGAAATTTTTGCTAAATACAGAATACAGCACCAAATTGCGAGTTTGTGGATCACACTTGTAATTTCATTGTATGCGGTTTATAGAAGTGCTATGTTGTTCAGGAGATTATCATATTTTAGATGTACCAAAGGGTGCTTATCAAGTGCGAATTGACATAAAAACAGGAAGTGATGTTAGAGCAGAGCTAAGTAAGGGCTATGGttgattggtgtgtgtgtgtgtgtgtgtgtgtgtgtgtgtgtgtgtgtgtgtgtgtgtgtgtgtgtgtgtgtgtgtgtgtgtgtgcacgtgtgcgtatgtgcatgtgtgcacacacacacgacactcatgcattgtgtgcatgtttgcatgtgaAAATCAAGCAGTCTTCTGCAGCCAAACACTGCTTGAAATTGATAGTATTGGTGAGGAAGGGGTTAGGTCAAATTCAATAGGATGCCTTGTGTTAGTAGACATCTATGATCTGCTGACTTTCTGGGTGACTACTAATCACATCAACATTACAATGTAATCAACACCACTGAAATGTCATTGCATTGTTTCAGCTGTTGTTTTAATAACTGTAGATGTAGATTGTAATTGATTCTTTTTTTGTAGTTGTTACGAGTACTGGGTGGGGAAGAGTTAGTTCTAGTAGTGGAACTCGATTTGCTTTTGGTGGAGAAGTGAGCTATACTCGCAATCATACTGCTCATGAGGAATCAATGGAGTTCTATGGACCTGTTGAGGGAGAGTTGGCAATATTTGTAATAAGAATCCTTGAATCTAGCATAAAACTACTTGGAACTAAATTTCAATGAGTGAACTGTTTGTTTCAGATGGATTTGCTAAAAGCAGCTGCAGGTCAGTCTCCTGCCATAGATGTATCGTATATTATCAGTAGCGAGTACAGACAAAAGGCTGAGCAATATAATCATCCATATGGTTGGAAATTAGTCAAAGCCAGCTGCTCGGTTACATGTGGCAGCAGAGGTAAGAAGTATTGCATCAAAACAGAATATTTGGATGAAGCGAAGAGTGCTAGTAGCAGATGCAAGAAGAGAGTTCTAACAGTAGATAGAAATATTGAAGTGCAAAATATTTGTAATATTGAAATTTGTAGTGGTTACAGTTGCAACTTTATTGTAGCTGGAGTTCAAGGTTGGAAAGCGCAGTGTGCATACAAGAGGACAGGAGCTAAGGCTTCTATATCTTTGTGTTTAAGTGACTACAAACCTGCCTCTCACCAAGTACCGTGCAAAGGAGTTGGCAATTGTCCTGGTGTAGTCTGGCAAGTAGGTCCTTGGACATTATGCAGCCAGTCTTGTGGAAAAGGGCAGCAAACAAGGGCTGTAAGGTGTGTTTCCCAGAGAACAAAATTGGCTACAAGAGACGACGACCTTTGTAATTCCTCAAAGCCACCAACTGTACAGCAGTGCATTGGAACTAGATGTGAAGAGTGAGTTGCTATGCTTATTATTAACATGTACTTGTGAATCAAGAAAGTAATTGCTTTTGGTTGTGAAGTAATTAATACTGATTTTTGCTGATTGGACTAGACCTGCTACATTGCCATCTACCGTTGCTCCGAAGTATAAGTGGATATACAAGCGTTGGAAGCGCTGTAGCACTACCTGTGGCATTGGATATCAGATGAGAGCTGTACGATGTATAGACACGAAAACAGGGAAGTCTAAAAAGGCATCTCGTTGTGATGCAAAGTTAAAGCCAACTGATAGGCAAACTTGCACACTCAAACTCTGTGGACCTGAACCCAATTGTGAGATACTGTTGATTTATTCATTATTTTATTTGCATTGTCTGACTATTTTAGAGATAGAAGCCAATGATTGAAATTGTTTAGTACATTTTATTGCTAGATGCTTACAATTCAACATCATTTTTGTGGCAGATCAT from Corticium candelabrum chromosome 14, ooCorCand1.1, whole genome shotgun sequence carries:
- the LOC134190190 gene encoding A disintegrin and metalloproteinase with thrombospondin motifs 16-like; the protein is MCADLLSCQIRCRLRSGSINVINAEDGTRCDLRSSNRCLNRACVMVGCDCVYGSTNIPSACGLCSNQAAKCIEIFAKYRIQHQIARDYHILDVPKGAYQVRIDIKTGSDVRAELIVTSTGWGRVSSSSGTRFAFGGEVSYTRNHTAHEESMEFYGPVEGELAIFMDLLKAAAGQSPAIDVSYIISSEYRQKAEQYNHPYGWKLVKASCSVTCGSRAGVQGWKAQCAYKRTGAKASISLCLSDYKPASHQVPCKGVGNCPGVVWQVGPWTLCSQSCGKGQQTRAVRCVSQRTKLATRDDDLCNSSKPPTVQQCIGTRCEEPATLPSTVAPKYKWIYKRWKRCSTTCGIGYQMRAVRCIDTKTGKSKKASRCDAKLKPTDRQTCTLKLCGPEPN